A genomic stretch from Deinococcus multiflagellatus includes:
- a CDS encoding diacylglycerol/lipid kinase family protein, whose product MFRRPGLSLQRLPATLIYNPRAGSSHRAPPAALCRALHDAGFAVTLHVTRHTEELGTLLGQTSGTIFLAGGDGTLRTGALHLLGRRDVTLGVLPMGTANNVARALNLFGDPLAVAQRFGQARPMPFDVGRIRGSWGEDHFLEACGCGLFADILDDYGPHLAKSPVRALGSTLEAFAMHQPLGLHVTVDGRPLPSPPVAVLEVMNTPSTGNGLHLAPGARVDDGLLNLVRVDGLRRAPMLTYAQAMRRGTFHQLPSVHSAVGRRFVIADQGQVWHLDTELRRSTAPGGVVEVEVVAGALQVLSPAQG is encoded by the coding sequence TTGTTCAGGAGGCCCGGTCTGAGCCTTCAGCGCCTCCCCGCCACCCTGATCTACAACCCACGGGCGGGCAGCAGCCACCGCGCGCCACCGGCCGCGCTGTGCCGCGCCCTGCACGACGCTGGATTTGCGGTCACGCTGCATGTCACCAGGCACACGGAGGAGCTGGGCACCCTGCTGGGCCAGACCAGCGGCACCATTTTTCTGGCCGGAGGCGACGGCACCCTGCGCACCGGGGCGCTGCACCTGCTGGGCCGCCGGGACGTCACCCTGGGCGTGCTGCCCATGGGCACGGCCAACAACGTGGCGCGCGCCCTGAACCTTTTCGGTGACCCCCTGGCGGTGGCCCAGCGCTTCGGGCAGGCCCGGCCGATGCCGTTCGATGTGGGCCGCATCCGGGGAAGCTGGGGTGAGGACCACTTTCTGGAAGCCTGCGGCTGTGGGCTGTTCGCCGACATTCTGGACGATTACGGGCCCCATCTGGCCAAGAGCCCGGTGCGCGCGCTGGGCTCGACCCTGGAAGCCTTTGCCATGCACCAGCCGCTGGGCCTGCATGTGACCGTGGACGGCCGCCCGCTGCCCAGCCCACCTGTGGCGGTGCTGGAGGTGATGAACACGCCCAGCACCGGCAATGGCTTGCACCTGGCCCCGGGGGCCCGGGTGGACGACGGCCTGCTGAATCTGGTGCGCGTGGACGGCCTGCGGCGCGCACCCATGCTCACCTATGCCCAGGCCATGCGCCGGGGCACCTTTCACCAGCTGCCCAGCGTGCATTCGGCGGTCGGGCGCCGCTTCGTGATTGCGGATCAGGGACAAGTGTGGCACCTCGACACCGAACTCCGCCGGAGCACAGCGCCCGGCGGAGTGGTGGAGGTCGAAGTGGTGGCCGGAGCGCTACAGGTGCTCAGTCCCGCACAGGGGTAG
- a CDS encoding LAGLIDADG family homing endonuclease: MTTPAAPALTNFDENAHHIAKRQYLQPGDGDLGGMFHRIASWVAGAEAPDARAHWAQKYFDLMAEKKFCPGGRVLAGAGTSHGNVLNCFVQGATEHAPSSFEGVMEVAKKLALVTKVGGGNGVNLDVYTPRAAGSRPDAGVRGWAYMSAAHADVVDFIEGLMRPPTQPDGDKQPVAVRNWTRVVYGQVIRPEVVALARANGVAVVSALPEGVQTVPDDMGGIIDAARKVADDAKLGLEPRIDLSAMRPEGAPIKGSGGTSSGPVSFLLEIFDNFLEWANRGGEGSGPINTLRFVYAPVLRVVRQGGTRRGAGMATISIGHPDVLDFLTAKDLDREAAEGDISTFNISILVGTAFWDTLQQGGVWPVQAQEVPGKYYLAPQTGPFKGEWPELPVRAEDDAQGVPVYTLKKGQTGVPARWLWDQIAQHAWSTGEPGLIFVDRINEYSALKDLGERYQIRSTNPCVTADTWVSTAMGARQVRNLVGKDFCAVVNGQSYSARGGFWLTGIKPVLTVTTRRGYQLRLTDNHQLLKVVRQTRDMQDTAWVEAGTLKPGDRIMLSDHTEITPWAGAGNRTEGWLLGSLIGDGTFLTDRARPMAALGFWGDTRHALADAAYEQLGQMGAVKKLWRSDDEARARVRLSSEALAELAAKYGVTHGHKTLTDRMEQGGYDFYRGVLQGLFDADGSVQGDQRKGVSVRLAQSDLPLLQRAQRMLARLGILSTLAPERRPAGTRVLPDGQGRQSEYPVRAQHELIISGSNLRGYAERIGFRDERKSARLEEALSGYARELNRERFSDEIVSILPSGEEAVYDVTVDQVHAFDANGIVAHNCGEIPLTVGEPCDLGAINLAAYVKGSAFDYPSFREDVRTCVRFLDDVLDVNVFALEDNRVASQDLRRLGLGVMGLADALIKLGLRYDSEAGRDTIFEIMSVLREEAVAESERLGQERGIYPVYTRHEGQIPHAPRRNVAVLTVAPTGTTSMLMGVSSGIEPIFSPFIWRKIGSEYRALLAPLFVELLETYPAPQGMSKDGKWDWDKVTEAVSENHGSVVGLPFIPEALQQVFVCAHDIKPVDHVRMQGAVQRAFDAEGHAANSLSKTINLPNEATVQDVQDAYSEAYRTGCKGITVYRDGSRQFQVLSTSKKKKDTAEQPAQAAAEVMGEQGETPVPAAAAPTPQPAAPAQVVKPVTPSKPQYERPTRLSGITDMVKLTDPTSGHRRSFLVTVNQLNGKPVEVMVISGRAGDEANADSEALGRVVSIALQHGVPAQAIIKTLRGINGGLYGSYNGRLVGSKADLIAVALETFQKDLEAAQLPPLAGGSTDAVAVSSAPTGVSVDSMARERCPVCEEKAVIREEGCLKCQACGYSKCG; this comes from the coding sequence ATGACCACCCCCGCTGCCCCTGCCCTGACCAACTTTGACGAGAACGCCCATCACATTGCCAAGCGGCAGTATCTGCAGCCCGGCGACGGCGACCTGGGCGGGATGTTTCACCGCATTGCCAGCTGGGTGGCGGGCGCCGAGGCGCCGGACGCACGGGCGCACTGGGCCCAGAAGTACTTTGACCTGATGGCCGAGAAGAAGTTCTGCCCCGGGGGCCGTGTGCTGGCCGGCGCGGGCACATCCCACGGCAACGTGCTGAACTGCTTCGTGCAGGGCGCCACCGAGCATGCGCCCAGCAGCTTTGAAGGCGTGATGGAAGTGGCCAAGAAGCTGGCCCTGGTGACCAAGGTGGGCGGCGGCAACGGCGTGAACCTGGACGTGTACACCCCCCGCGCCGCAGGCAGCCGCCCCGACGCCGGCGTGCGCGGCTGGGCTTACATGAGCGCCGCGCACGCGGACGTCGTGGACTTTATTGAGGGCCTGATGCGCCCCCCCACCCAGCCCGACGGCGACAAGCAGCCCGTGGCCGTGCGCAACTGGACCCGCGTGGTGTACGGGCAGGTCATCCGGCCCGAGGTGGTGGCCCTGGCGCGCGCCAACGGCGTGGCGGTGGTTTCCGCGCTGCCCGAGGGCGTGCAGACCGTGCCCGACGACATGGGCGGCATCATTGACGCCGCGCGCAAGGTGGCCGACGACGCCAAGCTGGGCCTGGAACCCCGTATTGACCTGAGCGCCATGCGGCCCGAGGGCGCGCCCATCAAGGGTTCGGGCGGCACCAGCAGCGGGCCGGTCAGCTTCCTGCTGGAAATCTTTGACAACTTTCTGGAGTGGGCCAACCGGGGCGGCGAGGGCAGCGGGCCTATTAACACCCTGCGCTTCGTGTACGCCCCCGTGCTGCGTGTGGTGCGCCAGGGCGGCACGCGGCGCGGCGCGGGCATGGCCACCATCTCCATCGGCCACCCGGACGTGCTGGATTTCCTGACCGCCAAGGACCTGGACCGCGAGGCCGCAGAAGGCGATATCTCGACCTTCAACATCTCCATTCTGGTGGGCACTGCCTTCTGGGACACCCTGCAACAGGGCGGCGTGTGGCCCGTGCAGGCGCAGGAGGTGCCGGGCAAGTATTACCTTGCGCCGCAGACCGGGCCTTTCAAGGGCGAGTGGCCCGAGCTACCCGTACGCGCCGAGGACGACGCCCAGGGCGTGCCGGTCTACACGCTGAAAAAAGGCCAGACGGGGGTGCCCGCGCGCTGGCTGTGGGACCAGATTGCCCAGCACGCCTGGAGCACCGGTGAACCCGGCCTGATTTTCGTGGACCGGATCAATGAATACAGCGCGCTGAAGGACCTGGGCGAGCGCTACCAGATTCGCAGCACGAACCCTTGTGTCACCGCCGATACCTGGGTCAGCACGGCTATGGGGGCCCGGCAGGTTCGGAACCTGGTCGGAAAAGATTTCTGCGCCGTAGTCAATGGCCAGTCCTACAGCGCGCGTGGGGGCTTCTGGCTCACCGGCATCAAGCCGGTCCTAACGGTCACCACGCGCCGGGGCTACCAGCTGCGCCTGACCGACAACCACCAGCTGCTCAAGGTGGTCCGGCAGACGCGCGACATGCAGGACACGGCGTGGGTGGAGGCGGGCACCTTGAAGCCCGGCGACCGCATCATGCTCAGTGATCACACCGAGATCACGCCCTGGGCGGGCGCGGGCAACCGCACCGAAGGCTGGCTGCTGGGCAGCCTGATTGGTGACGGCACGTTCCTGACCGACAGGGCGCGCCCCATGGCCGCTCTGGGCTTCTGGGGCGACACGCGCCACGCGCTGGCTGACGCCGCGTACGAGCAGCTTGGGCAGATGGGCGCGGTGAAAAAGCTCTGGCGCAGTGACGATGAGGCGCGGGCGCGGGTGCGTCTGAGCAGCGAGGCCCTGGCCGAATTGGCCGCCAAATACGGTGTCACCCACGGCCACAAGACCCTGACCGACCGGATGGAGCAGGGTGGCTACGATTTCTACCGTGGGGTGCTGCAGGGCCTGTTCGACGCCGACGGCAGCGTGCAGGGCGATCAGCGCAAAGGCGTCAGCGTTCGGCTGGCCCAATCTGACCTGCCCTTGCTTCAGCGTGCCCAGCGCATGCTGGCCCGCCTGGGCATTCTGAGCACGCTGGCCCCTGAACGACGCCCTGCCGGTACCCGCGTGCTGCCCGACGGTCAGGGTAGACAGTCAGAGTACCCCGTGCGCGCCCAGCACGAACTGATCATTAGCGGCAGCAACCTGCGTGGGTACGCCGAGCGGATCGGGTTCCGGGATGAACGCAAGTCAGCGCGACTTGAAGAGGCACTGAGCGGCTACGCCCGCGAACTCAACCGCGAGCGCTTCAGCGACGAAATCGTGAGCATCCTGCCCAGCGGCGAAGAAGCGGTGTACGACGTGACCGTGGACCAGGTTCACGCCTTCGATGCCAATGGCATTGTGGCCCACAACTGCGGCGAAATTCCCCTCACCGTGGGCGAGCCCTGCGACCTGGGCGCCATCAACCTCGCCGCCTACGTGAAGGGCAGCGCGTTCGATTACCCCAGCTTCCGTGAGGACGTGCGCACCTGCGTGCGCTTCCTGGACGACGTGCTGGACGTGAACGTGTTTGCGCTGGAAGACAACCGCGTGGCCAGCCAGGACCTGCGCCGCCTGGGCCTGGGCGTCATGGGGCTGGCCGACGCCCTGATCAAGCTGGGTCTGCGCTACGACAGCGAAGCCGGACGCGACACCATTTTTGAAATCATGAGCGTGCTGCGCGAGGAAGCGGTGGCCGAGAGCGAGCGCCTGGGCCAGGAACGCGGCATCTACCCCGTCTACACCCGCCACGAGGGCCAGATTCCCCATGCCCCCCGGCGCAACGTGGCGGTGCTGACCGTGGCCCCCACCGGCACCACCTCCATGCTGATGGGCGTGAGCAGCGGCATTGAGCCCATCTTCAGCCCGTTCATCTGGCGCAAGATCGGCAGCGAGTACCGCGCCCTGCTGGCCCCGCTGTTCGTGGAACTGCTCGAAACCTACCCGGCCCCCCAGGGCATGAGCAAAGACGGTAAGTGGGACTGGGACAAGGTCACCGAAGCCGTCAGCGAGAACCACGGCTCGGTGGTGGGCCTGCCCTTCATCCCCGAAGCCTTGCAGCAGGTGTTTGTGTGCGCCCACGACATCAAGCCCGTGGACCATGTGCGGATGCAGGGCGCCGTGCAGCGCGCCTTTGACGCCGAAGGCCACGCCGCCAACAGCCTGTCCAAGACCATCAACCTGCCCAACGAGGCCACCGTGCAGGACGTGCAGGACGCCTACAGCGAAGCCTACCGGACCGGCTGCAAGGGCATCACGGTGTACCGCGACGGCTCGCGGCAGTTCCAGGTGCTGTCCACCAGCAAGAAGAAAAAGGACACGGCCGAGCAGCCCGCCCAGGCCGCCGCTGAAGTGATGGGCGAGCAGGGCGAGACGCCCGTGCCCGCTGCCGCCGCCCCCACGCCCCAGCCCGCCGCACCTGCCCAGGTGGTGAAACCCGTGACGCCCAGCAAGCCCCAGTACGAGCGCCCCACGCGCCTCAGCGGCATCACCGACATGGTCAAACTGACCGACCCCACCAGCGGGCACCGCCGCTCGTTCCTGGTGACGGTGAACCAGCTGAACGGCAAGCCGGTGGAAGTGATGGTGATTTCCGGCCGCGCGGGCGACGAGGCCAATGCCGACAGCGAGGCGCTGGGCCGCGTGGTGTCCATTGCCCTGCAACATGGGGTGCCGGCCCAGGCGATCATCAAGACCCTGCGCGGCATCAACGGCGGCCTGTACGGCAGCTACAACGGGCGCCTGGTGGGCAGCAAGGCGGACCTGATCGCCGTGGCGCTGGAAACCTTCCAGAAGGACCTGGAAGCCGCGCAGCTGCCGCCCCTGGCCGGTGGCAGTACCGACGCGGTGGCCGTGAGCAGCGCCCCCACGGGCGTCAGCGTGGACAGCATGGCCCGCGAGCGCTGCCCGGTGTGCGAGGAAAAGGCCGTGATCCGCGAGGAAGGCTGCCTGAAGTGCCAGGCCTGCGGCTACAGCAAGTGCGGGTAA
- a CDS encoding NAD(P)H-dependent glycerol-3-phosphate dehydrogenase, translated as MSALPVLGAGGWGTALAVNAARNGPVTLWARRADFAGRLRQERVNAEYLPGVTLPAHLEVTAHLGEALGDAAFALVVVPSVGVPDLLAVLPRSLGVVLCAKGLAPDGSQLTHLARELGFLRVAVLSGPNHAEEVGRGLPAATVVASRDTGFARTVQAALMTPALRVYTSEDETGVELGGVLKNVMAVAAGLADGLNLGDNAKAAIITRGLREMGRYLKAEGAHEDTVYGLSGLGDLVATATSRHSRNRAAGEAMARGEHPGQGGKVVEGLRTAGLLDAWATAHGHDLPIVRAVAKVTRGEWTPQEGLAQLMEREAKPERH; from the coding sequence ATGAGCGCGCTGCCGGTGCTGGGGGCGGGTGGCTGGGGCACCGCTTTGGCGGTCAATGCGGCCCGCAACGGCCCTGTAACCCTGTGGGCCCGCCGCGCCGATTTTGCCGGGCGACTGCGTCAGGAGCGGGTGAACGCCGAGTATCTCCCGGGCGTCACCCTACCGGCGCACCTGGAAGTCACGGCCCATCTGGGCGAGGCGCTGGGCGACGCCGCCTTTGCGCTGGTCGTGGTGCCCAGCGTGGGGGTGCCGGACCTGCTGGCGGTGCTGCCCCGGTCGCTGGGCGTGGTGCTGTGTGCCAAGGGCCTCGCGCCCGACGGCAGCCAGCTGACCCATCTGGCCCGCGAACTGGGCTTTCTGCGGGTGGCGGTGCTCAGCGGCCCCAACCACGCCGAGGAGGTGGGGCGCGGGCTGCCAGCGGCCACGGTGGTGGCCAGCCGCGACACCGGCTTTGCCCGTACAGTGCAGGCGGCCCTGATGACCCCCGCCCTGCGGGTGTACACCAGCGAGGACGAAACGGGCGTGGAGCTGGGTGGCGTGCTGAAAAACGTCATGGCCGTGGCGGCCGGGCTGGCCGATGGCCTGAACCTGGGCGACAACGCCAAGGCCGCGATCATCACCCGGGGGCTGCGCGAGATGGGCCGCTACCTGAAGGCCGAAGGCGCCCACGAGGACACGGTGTATGGCCTGAGCGGCCTGGGTGATCTGGTTGCCACGGCCACCAGTCGCCACAGCCGCAACCGCGCGGCGGGCGAGGCGATGGCGCGCGGCGAGCATCCGGGGCAGGGCGGCAAGGTGGTGGAGGGCCTGCGCACCGCCGGTCTGCTGGACGCCTGGGCCACCGCCCACGGCCACGACCTGCCGATTGTCCGGGCCGTGGCCAAGGTGACCCGGGGCGAATGGACCCCGCAGGAGGGTCTGGCCCAGCTGATGGAGCGAGAGGCCAAACCCGAGCGGCATTGA
- a CDS encoding class I SAM-dependent DNA methyltransferase, which produces MQQPPFTALAAVYDAIMADVEYDHWADFVLTYARDGGLNTTGRALDLACGTGGFTHELQQAGWQVTGLDASRDMLAEARRRLPDLTFVPGDLRTFNLGQTFDLVTCVFDSLNNLLTPADLGAALRRARAHLRPGGLLAFDVNTRLGVQDLWDGGAIEGLAPLPGGGEVHYHWSHHFDDEAGLGVVQALCRVEGEEFIEVHQERGYDPADLEPLLAGAGFERWDIVEYPDYAPPTPETPRVWVFAWAPEAQP; this is translated from the coding sequence ATGCAGCAGCCGCCCTTTACCGCGCTCGCCGCCGTCTACGACGCGATCATGGCGGACGTGGAATACGACCACTGGGCCGACTTCGTGCTGACCTATGCGCGCGACGGCGGCCTGAACACGACAGGGCGGGCACTGGACCTCGCGTGCGGCACCGGCGGCTTTACCCATGAGCTTCAGCAGGCGGGCTGGCAGGTCACGGGCCTGGACGCCAGCCGCGACATGCTGGCCGAGGCCCGCCGCCGCCTGCCGGACCTGACGTTCGTTCCGGGCGATCTGCGCACCTTTAACCTGGGGCAGACCTTCGATCTGGTGACGTGCGTGTTCGACAGCCTGAACAATCTGCTGACCCCCGCCGACCTGGGGGCCGCGCTGCGCCGGGCGCGGGCCCATCTGCGGCCCGGCGGGCTCCTGGCTTTCGACGTGAACACGCGCCTGGGCGTGCAGGACCTGTGGGACGGCGGCGCCATCGAGGGGCTGGCCCCACTCCCCGGGGGCGGCGAGGTGCACTACCACTGGTCGCATCACTTTGATGATGAGGCAGGCTTGGGCGTGGTGCAGGCGCTGTGCCGGGTGGAGGGCGAGGAATTCATCGAGGTGCACCAGGAACGCGGCTACGATCCGGCGGACCTGGAACCCCTGCTGGCTGGGGCCGGCTTCGAGCGCTGGGACATTGTGGAATACCCCGATTACGCGCCGCCCACGCCCGAGACGCCCCGCGTCTGGGTCTTTGCCTGGGCGCCGGAGGCCCAGCCATGA
- a CDS encoding DUF1802 family protein, whose translation MTRPALKEWDTQTQLLTQGRLSLLIRKGGVMETHDGFEVEHRSFLLYPTFLHQNAAELQAQYQPLLRDDPQPGTIHLPALAEVVAVHKIESLDTALRLEPLQALTAAAIERRFHYRNRPWVHALLLRIRPLTPPLDVPETPEMLGCVSWVPLGNLEIAAGKAVIPEAELQRRQQHLQELIQT comes from the coding sequence ATGACACGTCCCGCCCTCAAAGAATGGGACACCCAGACCCAGTTGCTCACCCAAGGCCGCCTCTCGCTGCTCATCCGCAAGGGCGGCGTTATGGAAACGCATGACGGCTTTGAGGTGGAGCACCGTTCGTTTCTCCTTTACCCCACCTTCCTGCACCAGAATGCGGCCGAGTTGCAGGCGCAGTATCAGCCGCTTCTGCGCGATGATCCCCAGCCCGGCACTATCCATCTGCCCGCATTGGCCGAGGTGGTGGCGGTTCACAAGATCGAGTCGCTGGACACGGCGTTGCGGCTGGAGCCCCTTCAGGCTCTGACGGCGGCGGCCATTGAGCGGCGTTTTCATTACCGCAATCGCCCCTGGGTCCACGCGCTGCTCCTGCGCATTCGACCCCTAACCCCGCCCCTCGACGTCCCCGAAACCCCAGAAATGCTGGGGTGCGTGAGTTGGGTGCCCCTGGGGAACCTGGAGATTGCCGCTGGTAAAGCCGTCATCCCCGAAGCGGAATTGCAGCGCCGGCAGCAGCACCTTCAAGAATTGATCCAGACCTGA
- a CDS encoding O-antigen ligase family protein yields the protein MSSDVTTNASSRTPYLLIFALCVLPLLINPAVAISFDDVYLTPKLLWIYTVTLPIALLMIIERRQLIAWRSVWPLMALGGWLLLGGFIFHPNKLMWVGAPGRADGVAMHLTYIVIATAGFLWARQKGKVGASKTLAYGLAVGGALLALTNILQQWNLMGVPGEGAFGGVLATPAGGTLGNRGYMGGALALLIPLVAWVIPHLPTPQQRWGQAALTLLCWGWLGSWTRGAWLAGGIGLTWLLLLDSGTRRRAVAYPLALGALLFTASAVFGPMEGRTLSVYGSEGSQGFTDSSGRQALWSLAMHGIHKKPLEGWAPPALWRVLSTQATPVVAAALVPKDKESAVTAISRVQSPPEEAPSLIVQYATGERERLFFPISKVHNEFLDYALTFGVPAALLFFLIIFTGVSRNMADVLGLSATLISYGVYLTTWPEIVRFAPLAWFILGVALVKAGPRVDRQTRIPT from the coding sequence GTGAGCTCTGACGTTACCACCAACGCTTCCTCCAGAACCCCTTACCTCCTTATCTTCGCACTCTGTGTATTGCCACTGCTCATCAATCCAGCAGTGGCAATTTCATTTGATGACGTCTACCTCACTCCCAAGCTTCTCTGGATTTATACCGTCACTCTGCCTATCGCTCTTCTGATGATCATTGAGCGGCGGCAGCTTATAGCGTGGCGTTCAGTATGGCCATTGATGGCGCTGGGGGGTTGGCTCCTCCTGGGTGGGTTCATTTTCCATCCAAATAAGCTCATGTGGGTGGGTGCACCAGGTCGGGCGGACGGCGTGGCAATGCACCTCACTTATATTGTGATCGCCACAGCTGGTTTTCTCTGGGCAAGACAGAAGGGGAAGGTCGGCGCAAGCAAAACGCTGGCCTATGGGCTTGCTGTTGGCGGCGCTTTACTCGCCCTAACAAATATTTTGCAGCAATGGAATCTTATGGGGGTTCCCGGCGAAGGGGCCTTCGGGGGTGTCCTGGCTACACCTGCCGGAGGCACGTTGGGGAACCGTGGTTACATGGGCGGAGCCCTGGCGTTACTTATTCCTTTGGTGGCTTGGGTTATTCCTCACCTGCCCACGCCTCAACAACGCTGGGGGCAGGCAGCGCTGACGCTCCTCTGCTGGGGTTGGCTCGGCTCATGGACACGGGGGGCGTGGTTGGCTGGTGGAATCGGCCTGACATGGCTGCTTCTCCTTGACAGTGGGACACGTCGCCGAGCCGTGGCTTATCCTCTCGCTCTTGGCGCACTCCTGTTCACTGCGAGCGCCGTTTTCGGACCAATGGAGGGCAGAACCCTCTCTGTCTACGGCAGCGAGGGGAGTCAAGGCTTCACTGACAGCAGTGGGCGGCAAGCCCTGTGGTCGCTTGCTATGCACGGCATACATAAAAAACCTCTGGAAGGCTGGGCCCCCCCTGCTCTCTGGCGGGTCCTGTCCACCCAGGCCACACCGGTTGTCGCTGCCGCTCTTGTTCCCAAAGACAAGGAGTCAGCCGTGACCGCGATAAGCCGAGTCCAAAGTCCGCCAGAAGAAGCCCCCAGTTTAATCGTTCAGTATGCGACAGGGGAGCGGGAAAGATTATTCTTCCCTATTAGTAAAGTACACAATGAATTTTTAGATTATGCGCTAACCTTCGGAGTTCCAGCCGCACTTCTATTCTTCTTGATTATTTTTACAGGTGTATCGAGAAACATGGCGGACGTATTGGGACTGAGTGCCACTCTCATTTCATACGGCGTATATTTGACAACGTGGCCTGAGATTGTCCGCTTTGCCCCTCTGGCCTGGTTTATCTTGGGGGTTGCCCTTGTGAAAGCTGGCCCACGTGTCGACCGGCAAACTAGAATACCGACATGA
- a CDS encoding type II secretion system protein: MKQMPAYGFTLIELLLSIAIIGTLASIMLPNLLTAQKRSYDTGARMCAKSLQTAQAISMVDYKTYVNLSSNATLLSDFLLNLDKSCRNPNIFVKDRAASATLASTYTFDVWDIRGSAVITATPTLVSANVPGSTPFSNTGAGGINFP; the protein is encoded by the coding sequence ATGAAACAGATGCCAGCCTACGGCTTTACCTTGATCGAACTGTTGCTGTCAATTGCCATTATAGGCACGCTGGCAAGCATCATGCTGCCCAACCTCCTTACAGCTCAAAAAAGGTCATATGACACAGGAGCAAGGATGTGTGCCAAGAGCTTGCAGACTGCACAGGCTATTTCGATGGTTGACTATAAGACCTATGTCAACCTCTCAAGTAACGCCACCCTGTTGAGCGATTTTTTGCTTAATCTCGATAAGAGCTGTCGCAATCCTAATATCTTTGTCAAAGACAGAGCTGCCAGTGCGACGCTCGCCTCAACATATACATTCGACGTTTGGGACATTCGCGGTTCAGCGGTTATTACGGCGACACCAACCCTGGTGAGTGCCAACGTCCCAGGTTCGACGCCTTTCTCGAATACAGGTGCTGGGGGTATAAACTTTCCGTGA
- a CDS encoding type IV pilin protein, with the protein MKNTTQGFTLIELLIVIAIIGILAAVLIPNLLGAQKRAYDTSAQSCAKSIQTAQATAQIDNQGYFSIAKSGTAAPTITAGSLPSGATLPTATDLASNCSDQNIRIATTTAPSGSNATYVITVGDIRGSKTFTVTPSNLTGGGNAPS; encoded by the coding sequence ATGAAGAACACGACCCAAGGCTTCACCCTGATCGAGCTGCTGATCGTTATCGCCATCATCGGCATCCTGGCCGCCGTGCTGATCCCCAACCTGCTGGGTGCCCAGAAGCGTGCGTACGACACCTCGGCTCAGTCCTGCGCCAAGAGCATTCAGACGGCCCAGGCCACGGCCCAGATCGACAACCAGGGCTACTTCTCCATTGCCAAGAGCGGCACTGCTGCGCCCACGATTACCGCTGGCAGCCTCCCCAGCGGCGCGACCCTGCCCACCGCGACAGACCTGGCTTCCAACTGCTCGGACCAGAACATCCGCATCGCCACCACCACGGCGCCCAGCGGCTCCAACGCGACCTACGTGATCACTGTTGGCGATATCCGCGGCTCCAAGACCTTCACCGTCACCCCGAGCAACCTGACGGGCGGCGGCAACGCCCCCAGCTAA